The genomic DNA TGAGACTTGGCCAGCTAAACCCATCTGTGGCCGTGGATGGCTCCATGTCCCAATGGATACGTTGGGAAAGTTGCTCCTCAGGACATCTGCCCTGAGCAAGTACCTTCCTGGGGCCTTCTCCAACCAGATGCACGTtggctgtgtcctctcccaTCCCCAGGCAGGGGGACAGAGGTTAAATCCACATCTCCCTGTGCTTTCCCTCGAGCCCAGAAGAGCTGGTGCTCTGAGGTCGGCGCTGGGCTGGGCACCGATCCATCTGGCACGGGCAATGTGAACTGATGGAGCTGCTTCCAGGAGTACCTTTATTGGTATCTGTGTCCCACAGAGAACAGCTCGgcctctctgctttcctctctggTGGCAGAGCTCGTGGGAAAAGCGAAGTGGAGAAACTCTCCAggtttttcctctgctggagaTGTTGAGTGTCCCACAAATGCAGTAGGATTTGTTCACTCCGTATCATGAAAGAAGAAACTCTAAcaccttctcccttccttggTGTGTTTTTTGAGAGCAGCCCAGCCAAGGAAGGGAGAATTAGAGCAGTGCAGGAGGTTGTCACTCATCAGAACCATTGGCCAAGCAGCCCCTTGGGTCTCTGTGCCATGAGTGGTAACGGCCCTGTCTCTGTTTTCTCATTGCAGAGCCTCTCACAGGATCCACGTGGTGACGTGGCAGCCAAGACGTGGAAGTTTGGGACTTCTCTTCCACCGCAGCAGAATTTGGGGGGTGGGCAGGGGTGGGtcagggggacactgggagtCGCAAGACCCTTCACCTTCACTGTGGGCTTGGCTCAGGGATGACAACGGGCAGAGTCAACCCTTACAGCATCGTGTCCTCCGAGGAAGACGGGCTGAGGTTGACCACCATGCCAGGTATCAACGGCTTTGGCAATGGGAAAATCCACACCAGGAGGAAATGCAGGAACAGGTTTGTAAAGAAGAATGGTCAGTGCAACGTGGAGTTCACCAACATGGATGACAAGCCACAGAGGTACATTGCAGACATGTTCACCACGTGCGTTGACATCCGCTGGAGGTATATGCTCTTGCTCTTTTCCCTGGCATTTCTGGTGTCCTGGTTATTGTTTGGGCTGATTTTCTGGCTAATTGCACTCATTCATGGAGACCTAGAAAACCCGGGTGGAGATGATACTTTCAAGCCTTGCGTTCTGCAGGTCAATGGCTTTGtggctgcttttctgttctCCATCGAGACCCAAACGACCATTGGGTACGGCTTCCGCTGCGTGACCGAGGAGTGTCCGCTCGCCGTCTTCATGGTGGTGGTTCAGTCCATCGTGGGCTGCATAATCGACTCTTTCATGATTGGTGCAATAATGGCAAAAATGGCCAGGCCCAAAAAACGGGCCCAGACATTACTTTTCAGCCATAACGCAGTAGTGGCAATGAGAGATGGAAAACTCTGCCTGATGTGGAGAGTTGGGAACCTACGGAAAAGCCACATAGTAGAAGCCCACGTACGAGCTCAGCTAATTAAGCCCAGGATCACAGAGGAAGGGGAGTACATCCCACTCGACCAAATAGACATTGATGTGGGGTTTGATAAAGGCTTGGACCGTATTTTCTTGGTGTCTCCCATCACCATTCTCCACGAGATCAACGAAGACAGCCCCTTGTTTGGGATCAGCCGCCAGGACTTGGAGACAGATGACTTTGAGATCGTCGTCATCCTGGAGGGCATGGTGGAGGCCACAGCCATGACGACGCAAGCTCGGAGCTCCTACCTGGCCAGTGAGATACTGTGGGGCCACCGCTTCGAGCCCGTCTTGTTCGAGGAGAAAAACCAGTACAAAGTAGACTATTCCCACTTCCACAAAACCTACGAGGTCCCGTCCACGCCCCGCTGCAGCGCCAAGGACTTGGTGGAGAACaaattcctgctgcccagcaccaaCTCCTTCTGCTACGAGAACGAGCTGGCCTTCATGAGCCGcgatgaggaagaggaagacgATGACAGTCGGGGTCTGGAGGACCTCAGCCCGGACAACAGGCACGAGTTTGACAGGCTTCAAGCCACAATAGCGTTGGATCAGCGGTCGTACAGGAGGGAGTCAGAAATATGACTCTTGGTCCTTCCGTTGACTTTTCcaagggtattttttttcctcctctaatCTCTTCCCCTACAACCCGCTCAAATTATGCAGAACAATGCAAGTGCCATAGGAATGCTTGAGAAATTAGTATCGTTCATAGTTTTCAGTTTCATCGCAATAACCACTGAGCGGTCTGCAGAGGGGACGGTGGCAGGCCACGGCGCGTCCCCCGCGCCCAGCGCCCACGGCAGGGCCCACGGCtctgggggatggatggatggatggatggacagaagGAAGGATGAGGAGAGGAGGGTCTGTGGGGCGTGGGCAGGTGCTCGCCCCGCTCGGCCCCGTGGGGctttgctctccctgcagggaaaACGCCAGCGTTTTCCTGGAGGCGAGCACTGCAAGATCCAAAAAGAGGAAATATCAGGAAACAAATCTTagtctctctctttctctctttcttttctcttcttttccttttattttttaactgagcagcaacaacaaaacaattgCTCCTTCGGCAGGCAGTCTGGTTCAGTTGCACAAGAAAAACACTTGAAATAACATGCAACATTAATgtacttctttttaatttgggaaaaaacgggggagggaggtgagagggtttttaatattttcaccACACCATTTGGGAGACTGTTtaccaaaataataataataataatcattattattatgattataacaataataataatattgaaTCTGAAAGAAgtcattcagtattttttaaaaatgaacaagGGAACGAAGAAGCCACCGGGGTCCTTTAAGGGGGTGACTTGTTGGGTAAATGCAAGAGCTGAAAGTTAAGATTGCATCCAactttggggtggttttttacCACTGGCATGGCTTCATATGCAGAAAACAGATGTAAGTGACTGTAGGTTTGTGGCAGTGAAAGAAAGTAGTGGAATTATTGACAAAGGAAGTAATAAGGATAAGCAggaaagtgagagaaaaaaagcattgtAAACATGGTAATTAGCCAATTTCTGGaaatgttggattttggggtggaaatggggCCTGGAACTTCAGCTGCTGAACTGTTGGGTCTCCCCCAACATCTCTGATGGGGAATTCATAAGGTTCACCATAACAGGGACATAACagtgaaaagcacaaaaatgagAGCGGAGAGCTCTCAAAACTGGGTATTTCCCCACTTTTCTGACcaatttggtatttttcttccttgaagaatattttcaaacatgGAAATCAACGGGAAAGTCATCTTGTTGGGCTGCACTTCTAGTCCTGGATCTGTGTccgtgccaggctgggctttaTGAATTCCCAACCCACCAGAGAGTCCTGCTTCAGAGGCAGATGTTCTCCCCAAAACAACAGATGCCAGTTGAGAAAATCACCCCATCTTTTGCTTcagcccatccctgtgtcccagcctcAAGGTGGATTGTGCCTTAGAGATGTGAACTCATCCCTTGTCCCAGCCCTTCTCCACAGCCACCATCCTGCATCCCCCCTCTTGCTCTGCAGCACCCTCATCCCATCATCCACCCACCGCCTGTCAGGCTGGCCTTGGTGACAACCTGCTTCAGCTTTGGCTCTGGCGCAAGGCAGAGCACCCCATGCACGGGAAGGGtgctcccctctgctcctggcctcCTCCCCACAGAGGGAAGGAGTCAGGCAGGTGCAGTTTGTGGGTCCCTTcatctggctgtgctgctcgTTGGTGCTCTGGGAGCCAGActctggctccctgctccctgtggccATGGGAAAGGCTTTGTACCCATGGGCATCCCTCATCTGACCCTGGGCATGgagcccttggggacagggctcagcagtgggGTCCTCCACAGCATTTTGGCTGGGGTGGGCTCCTGGTGCTTTTCCCCCCACAGCCCACACCAGGGAAGCCGTGTCTCGGGGTCAGGACTTGCTGTGGTGTGGCAGAAGCAGGATttgtcctgtgtccccatccccatctttTCCTTGCCAAGGGCTCTGGGGAAAGGCTGCCCTGagtgtccccctgccctgtgccaccgAGCACCGTGCTGGGGACCAGGACAtcatccctgcagagctccctcccACCAGTGTCTGTCACCACCACCCCACACTGCCCACCAAGGGGctgctctggttttggtttCCTCTAAAAACCACTGGGAGAAAACCTTCTCCAGGGGCAGCGCTGGGAGGCAGCTCTTTCAGCACTGACTGCCCCAAATGTGTTGTCCCCACAACTGGGGACACGTAGGGACGTGCCATTGAGCTCCAGCCGTGACATTTATGTTTCTAAGGCAGTGAAGGTGGATGCCATCCCATCTCCAATCCCTTTGCTCCTGGGGGGATGCTTTTACCCCCTGCTTTTTGCACCACAGCATCTGGGGGGTGGGAAGGATGGATGGGGGTGGGGGGCAGAGAGATTTTGTGTGAGCactacttatttatttttttaaaacaaatgcttttaAGTGGTTTTAG from Camarhynchus parvulus chromosome 14, STF_HiC, whole genome shotgun sequence includes the following:
- the LOC115908916 gene encoding ATP-sensitive inward rectifier potassium channel 12, with product MTTGRVNPYSIVSSEEDGLRLTTMPGINGFGNGKIHTRRKCRNRFVKKNGQCNVEFTNMDDKPQRYIADMFTTCVDIRWRYMLLLFSLAFLVSWLLFGLIFWLIALIHGDLENPGGDDTFKPCVLQVNGFVAAFLFSIETQTTIGYGFRCVTEECPLAVFMVVVQSIVGCIIDSFMIGAIMAKMARPKKRAQTLLFSHNAVVAMRDGKLCLMWRVGNLRKSHIVEAHVRAQLIKPRITEEGEYIPLDQIDIDVGFDKGLDRIFLVSPITILHEINEDSPLFGISRQDLETDDFEIVVILEGMVEATAMTTQARSSYLASEILWGHRFEPVLFEEKNQYKVDYSHFHKTYEVPSTPRCSAKDLVENKFLLPSTNSFCYENELAFMSRDEEEEDDDSRGLEDLSPDNRHEFDRLQATIALDQRSYRRESEI